Proteins from a single region of Osmerus eperlanus chromosome 26, fOsmEpe2.1, whole genome shotgun sequence:
- the cfap144 gene encoding protein FAM183A produces the protein MAGKHEKPTVDIVHQNSIHIETIKKEQRCQKLYTRFSINPFKKLHVMTDKPMSKNTHEEVEEDPAFLKAIHDACLEPTKKYPQPQTESQEIGWISKPLIAADRSDRRLNFSRQNTEITKYMDAAWRLKEQTQNLS, from the exons ATGGCGGGTAAACATGAGAAGCCTACAGTGGATATCGTCCATCAAAACTCAATTCATATCGAAACCATCAAGAAAGAGCAGAGATGCCAGAAGCTGTACACACGATTTAGCATCAACCCGTTCAAGAAAC TCCACGTTATGACTGACAAGCCCATGTCCAAGAACACGCacgaggaggtggaagaggacc CTGCCTTTCTGAAGGCCATTCACGATGCGTGCTTGGAACCAACCAAGAAATACCCTCAGCCCCAGACTGAGAGCCAAGAGATCGGATGGATATCCAAGCCTCTG ATTGCTGCAGACCGCAGTGATCGAAGGCTGAACTTTTCACGTCAGAACACGGAAATCACCAAGTACATGGATGCGGCATGGCGTCTGAAGGAGCAGACCCAGAATTTGAGCTAG
- the ebna1bp2 gene encoding probable rRNA-processing protein EBP2 produces MVIIDNTMDVSDEDVQLGEESDDENSEMSDGALQEAFAKGLLKPGMNITVDRPKKFVSNHEGLKMCLADFRKNLPWVERLDLVNLPADDIIAKAEGKLANESSGEINPDDDFQREMFFYRQAQASVLEALPRLKKLKIFTKRPEDYFAEMAKTDQQMQKIRKKLISKQTILEKSEKAKKLREQRKYGKKVQVEVIQKRQKDKKAMMTAVKKYQKGMSDKLDFLEGDQKTPKGSANAKGSTQTPKNAANKKGPNSKNPNSKRKHKDQKFGFGGKKSGAKWNTKESHNDVSGFRAKTAHGRGGKGGRQGAKGGKQKPNKRPGKTVRKKMKGRS; encoded by the exons CTTCAAGAAGCGTTCGCGAAAGGCCTGCTTAAACCTGGAATGAACATCACGGTTGACAGACCAAAGAAATTTGTCAGCAATCAT GAGGGTTTGAAAATGTGCCTCGCTGACTTCCGTAAGAACCTTCCCTGGGTAGAGAGGTTAGACCTGGTCAACCTGCCCGCAGATGACATCATTGCCAAGGCTGAGGGCAAGTTGGCCAATGAGAGCAGTGGAGAGATCAATCCAGATGATGACTTCCAAAGGGAGATGTTTTT CTATCGCCAAGCTCAAGCATCTGTTCTTGAAGCACTACCACGTCTAAAGAAACTCAAAATATTTACCAAAAGACCAGAAGACTACTTTGCAGAGATGGCCAAGACGGATCAACAAATGCAGAAG ATCAGGAAGAAGCTTATCAGTAAACAGACAATTCTGGAGAAATCAGAGAAAGCCAAGAAGCTGAGAGAACAGAGGAAGTACGGCAAGAAG GTGCAAGTGGAGGTCATCCAGAAGAGACAGAAGGATAAGAAGGCGATGATGACGGCTGTGAAGAAATATCAGAAGG GAATGTCAGACAAACTAGACTTCCTGGAAGGGGATCAGAAGACGCCCAAAGGGTCCGCGAACGCCAAAGGATCCACACAGACGCCTAAAAACGCAGCCAACAAAAAAGG CCCTAACTCCAAGAACCCTAACTCCAAGAGGAAGCACAAGGACCAGAAGTTTGGCTTTGGAGGAAAGAAGAGTGGGGCGAAATGGAACACCAAGGAGAGCCACAACGATGTGTCAGGGTTCCGCGCCAAGACGGCTcacgggagaggagggaagggaggaaggcaAGGAGCTAAAGGAGGCAAACAGAAACCTAAC AAACGACCCGGAAAGACTGTGCGAAAGAAGATGAAGGGAAGGTCTTAG